GTTTTTTTGTTGTGTGGCATAATTTAAAATATTAAAAAATCTTTCGACTTTAAGGATTCAACCTCTACTTCGTATGAGGTTATAATTTGGGGTATATTATTTATTACTTCAATTGTTTTCACAATATGTTCAATATCAAAACCGCTTTCTATTTTTAAAAAAAAATCTATTTTTTGTTTTTCGGGTACAAGATATCTGACAGAATAATTTTGTTCAAAAAGACTTGTTTTTACTGTTTTATTATTAAGTTTATAAACATTAGCTATTAAAAACCAATCATAACCTAATTCTGTATTAGTATATTCATATACAGTATAAAAAGATGTATTATTCTTTTCAGTAAAATCTAAATTGTAAGCAGCCTGACTAAACTTTATATTTAAGTCTCTATTTAGTAAATAGGCTAATTTATATTCATTTAGCATTGTATGAATACCTATTAAAGTATAATCATTAATAGATAATTCATTAATATTTAATGCATGAGTAACCATAAAACAATTATTTGTTTATGGCTAAATTACTAAATGTATATAAATATAATGTGAATTTTAAGAAAACGTTTTATTCCTAATGTTAAGAATTTTCCATTTGGGTTTGCATAGCAAAATATGCTCTATTAGCAGCTATTTCTTGTGCTTTTTTCTTTGAAGTTGCTCTTCCTTTAGCTACAACCTTACCTTCAATATTAAGGGTTACACTAAAATATTTTGTATTTTGATTACCAGAATCTTCAAATGATTCAAATTTATACTTCTTTTTATTCTTCTGACACCACTCAATAACGTATCCTTTATAACTAGATATTTTACCTTCTAATCGTTCAATGTCTACATATGGTAATATTACCTGTTCGTAAATAAATTGATGACAATAATTATAACCTCTATCTAAATAAATAGCACCGACTAAAGCTTCAAAAATATTGCCGTAAAGATTATTACTAATATTCTCATCAGGCATATTACTTTTTACAAATCGAAATAAATTTAAATCTTTACCCAAAGTATTTAGGTGCGATCTACTCACTACCTTAGATCGCATCTGTGTTAAATACCCTTCGTCTCCTGCTGGAACTTTTTTATATAAATAAGACGCCATTACAGACCCTAAAATTGCATCGCCTAAAAATTCTAAGCGCTCATAATTAATAGGATTTCCTTTTTTATCAACTAATTTTAAAGACCTATGTGTAAAAGCTTTTTTATAGTGTGAAAGCTTTATTGGTTTAAAATTAAGCAGTTCTTTTAACTCGTAGTAAAATTTTTCATCCTCTTTATTCTGGGGTTTAACGATTCTACGAAGAAAATTCATATATGATTAATCTAATTTTCTAAAAGCTACACAAGCGTTATGCCCACCAAAACCAAATGTATTACTCATTGCTATTTTAATGTCTCTTTTCTGAGGCTTATTTAACGTTAAGTTTAAATCAGGATTAATATTTTCATCTGGGTTTTCATGATTAATTGTTGGAGGAATAATACCATATTCCATTGCTAATATAGCAGCAATAGATTCAATAGCTCCTGCAGCGCCTAATAAATGACCTGTCATAGACTTAGTTGAATTTATATTCATAGTCTTAGCATGGTCTCCAAAAACTTCAGAAATAGCTTTTAACTCGGCAACATCACCTAAAGGAGTCGAAGTTCCATGAGTATTAATATGGTCAACATCCTCTGGTTTTAAGCCAGCATTTTCAAGACAGTTTTTCATTACAGCAATAACACCAATTCCTTCAGGATGTGGTGCAGTCATATGGTAAGCGTCAGAAGACATACCTCCACCAATAACTTCTGCATAAATTTTAGCTCCACGAGCTTTAGCATATTCGTATTCTTCTAATACAAGTGCTCCTGCTCCTTCTCCTAAAACAAATCCATCACGTTCACTATCAAAAGGTTTTGATGCTGATTTATGATTTTCATTATTAGTAGAAAGTGCGTGCATTGCGTTAAATCCACCAACACCTGCTTGTGTAATAGCTGCTTCACTACCACCTGTTACAATTACATCACAATATCCTAATCTGATATAGTTTAAAGCATCAATCATCGCATTTGCTGATGATGCACACGCAGATACTGTTGTATAATTAGGTCCCATAAATCCATTTTTAATAGAAATATGACCTGGTGCAATATCAGCAATCATTTTAGGTATAAAAAATGGATTAAATCTTGGTGTACCGTCTCCAGCACCAAAATTCATAGCCTCATTTTGAAAAGTTTCTAAACCTCCAATACCAGCTCCCCAAATAACACCTACTCTTAATTTATTTATTGTGTCTAGGTCTAGCTTTGAATCTGTAATAGCTTCATCAGCAGCAACTACTGCATATTGCGTAAACCTATCCATTTTACGTGCATCTTTCCTATTTATGAAATCTGTTACGTTAAAATCTTTTAACTCACATGCAAAACGAGTTTTGAACTTGGCAGCATCGAAATTCGTTATAGGCGCTGCTCCGCTAACTCCGTTAACTAAGCTATTCCAATATTCTTCTTTATTATTTCCTATTGGCGTTAATGCGCCAAGTCCAGTTACTACAACTCGTTTTAATTGCATATGAATTTTATATAATTATTATTTTTTAGCTTCTTCAATATAGCTAACTGCCTGACCTACAGTTCCGATGTTTTCTGCTTGATCGTCTGGAATTTGGATATCAAATTCTTTTTCGAATTCCATGATTAATTCAACAGTATCTAAAGAATCTGCTCCTAAATCATTTGTGAAGCTTGCTTCGTTAGTTACTTCGTTATCGTCTACTCCTAATTTGTCTACGATAATTGCTTTTACTCTTGATGCTATGTCTGACATAATTTGTTTGTTTTTAAATTTAAAGTCGAGGCAAAAATACAAATCTTAACTATTAATTCTAACTTTTGCTCAAAAATGTGGTGTTTAATATTAAAAAAAAAATGAATATTTTGCTACAAACACCGTGGTTGTTAATAATAATGCTTTTTTTTGTAGTAACAAAATAACATATTTAAAGATGAAACGTATCGTAATTCTTGCTTCAGGTTCGGGTAGTAATGCCGAAAATATTATTAAATACTTTCAAAAAAGTAAAATTGCTACTGTTACTCATGTACTATCTAACAATCAGCACGCCAAAGTTTTTGACAGATGTGAACGCTTAAATATTGATGCTTCTTTGTTTGATAAACAAGCATTTACCGAAGATGACACTGTTTTATCTTTTTTACAAGTAGAAGCTGACATAATTATACTTGCTGGTTTTTTATGGCGAATTCCTGCTAAAATAGTAACTGAATTTCCTAATAAAATTATAAATATTCATCCTGCTTTACTACCAAAATATGGTGGAAAAGGTATGTACGGTATGAATGTTCATAAGGCTGTAAAAGAAAATAATGAAACCGAAACAGGTATTACAATTCATTATGTAAATGAAAATTATGATGAAGGTGCTATTATTTTTCAAGCCAAAACAGCTTTAACTTCTTCAGATTCGTCAGAAGATATTGCTGATAAAATTCATATTTTAGAGCAAGAGCATTTTCCTAAAGTTATTGAAGAGCTAATTTTAAAAAATGGCTAAAAAAAATATTACGTTGTTTGGAAAGGTAAAAAAACAGGTATTTACACATCTTGGAATGATTGTAAAAAACAAATAACAGCTTTTCAAGGAGCAGAATACAAGGCTTTTATCGATAAAAAACAAGCAGAAATTGCTTTTACAAAAACTTATAACGATTATAAAGGAAAGGATACCAAAAAAGTTGTTTTATCTGCTAAAGAAAAAGCAACTTATGGAACACCCAATTTAGAAAGTATTTCTGTAGATGCTGCTTGTGCAGGAAATCCTGGAATTATGGAATACAGAGGCGTACTAACTAAAAGTAAAAAAGAAATTTTTAGGCTAGGACCTTTTAAAAAAGGCACCAATAATATTGGCGAATTTTTAGCTTTAGTACATGGAATTGCACTTTTGAAAAATAAAAAAATGGATAATTATCCTATTTATTCTGACTCTAGAATTGCTATGAGCTGGGTTCAAAAAAAACAATGCAGAACAAATTTAGCTTTTGATGCTAGTAATCAAGAAATTTTAAACTTGATAAAACGTGCCGAAAAATGGCTTAAAGAAAATACATATAAAAATCCAATATTAAAATGGGAAACAAAGGCTTGGGGAGAAATACCTGCAGATTTTGGACGAAAATAAAATAACCGAGCAAAAACTCGGTTATTTACATTTTGTTAACTATTCAAAACTATTTAATAGCCATTTTTGTTTCTTCTTTCCATGTTTGAACACTTGCTATAATATTATTATTGTAGTCTATTTCTTTTAAACCATCTTCTTTCCACATAAACCATTTACCTACTTTTTTACCAGCTTCGTAATGTGCAATTGCAACTTTATTTCCTTTAGAGTCAAAGGCAACCCATGTTCCTGTTAATTTTTTATCCTTAAAAAAACCTTGTTCTTTTAATTGACCATCTTCAAAAAAGTAGCTAGCTTTTACTAAATCTCCTGCTTTTTCAAATTTTGTTTCTGTACTCTGAGCTTGCAATAATGATATCGATAATATACAAACAATTAATATAAATTTTTTCATATCTAGGGGTTTTTAATTTTTTTTAACTTTATCTTAATATTTATAGTTCAAAGATAACACTTAATTTTACATAAAACAAACATTCAAGTAACAATTACATAACATTAAGTTAACATTGATGTTTTTAATCCATTATTTCAAAGAGTAAAACGTAGATAAGCGCTCTTATTTAAAGGGATTCAAGTGATTATTAAAAAAAAGTTTTTTTAAATA
The Tenacibaculum pacificus DNA segment above includes these coding regions:
- a CDS encoding IPExxxVDY family protein; this encodes MVTHALNINELSINDYTLIGIHTMLNEYKLAYLLNRDLNIKFSQAAYNLDFTEKNNTSFYTVYEYTNTELGYDWFLIANVYKLNNKTVKTSLFEQNYSVRYLVPEKQKIDFFLKIESGFDIEHIVKTIEVINNIPQIITSYEVEVESLKSKDFLIF
- the rnc gene encoding ribonuclease III, which produces MNFLRRIVKPQNKEDEKFYYELKELLNFKPIKLSHYKKAFTHRSLKLVDKKGNPINYERLEFLGDAILGSVMASYLYKKVPAGDEGYLTQMRSKVVSRSHLNTLGKDLNLFRFVKSNMPDENISNNLYGNIFEALVGAIYLDRGYNYCHQFIYEQVILPYVDIERLEGKISSYKGYVIEWCQKNKKKYKFESFEDSGNQNTKYFSVTLNIEGKVVAKGRATSKKKAQEIAANRAYFAMQTQMENS
- the fabF gene encoding beta-ketoacyl-ACP synthase II gives rise to the protein MQLKRVVVTGLGALTPIGNNKEEYWNSLVNGVSGAAPITNFDAAKFKTRFACELKDFNVTDFINRKDARKMDRFTQYAVVAADEAITDSKLDLDTINKLRVGVIWGAGIGGLETFQNEAMNFGAGDGTPRFNPFFIPKMIADIAPGHISIKNGFMGPNYTTVSACASSANAMIDALNYIRLGYCDVIVTGGSEAAITQAGVGGFNAMHALSTNNENHKSASKPFDSERDGFVLGEGAGALVLEEYEYAKARGAKIYAEVIGGGMSSDAYHMTAPHPEGIGVIAVMKNCLENAGLKPEDVDHINTHGTSTPLGDVAELKAISEVFGDHAKTMNINSTKSMTGHLLGAAGAIESIAAILAMEYGIIPPTINHENPDENINPDLNLTLNKPQKRDIKIAMSNTFGFGGHNACVAFRKLD
- a CDS encoding acyl carrier protein; the protein is MSDIASRVKAIIVDKLGVDDNEVTNEASFTNDLGADSLDTVELIMEFEKEFDIQIPDDQAENIGTVGQAVSYIEEAKK
- the purN gene encoding phosphoribosylglycinamide formyltransferase, producing the protein MKRIVILASGSGSNAENIIKYFQKSKIATVTHVLSNNQHAKVFDRCERLNIDASLFDKQAFTEDDTVLSFLQVEADIIILAGFLWRIPAKIVTEFPNKIINIHPALLPKYGGKGMYGMNVHKAVKENNETETGITIHYVNENYDEGAIIFQAKTALTSSDSSEDIADKIHILEQEHFPKVIEELILKNG
- a CDS encoding toxin-antitoxin system YwqK family antitoxin, producing the protein MKKFILIVCILSISLLQAQSTETKFEKAGDLVKASYFFEDGQLKEQGFFKDKKLTGTWVAFDSKGNKVAIAHYEAGKKVGKWFMWKEDGLKEIDYNNNIIASVQTWKEETKMAIK